A genomic region of Alkalibacter saccharofermentans DSM 14828 contains the following coding sequences:
- a CDS encoding DeoR/GlpR family DNA-binding transcription regulator, whose product MLKEERQQNILNLLEKENKVIASNLSQLFNVSEDTIRRDLKELDQKGLVRRVHSGALKAGPPVTSFNYRQNIASEIKDKLAKSALSFLKENSVIIIDGGTTNIHLAKNLPLDFNATIITNSPPLAVALEQHNNIELIMIGGILYKESMVSLGIDTYQFLQTIRADMYVMGIYNIDPQIGISVPTLTEAQIKRAMIESSADTMGLATSDKLGTVSKNIISSSDSLSYLITENADNKIVKEFSKKNITVINNDM is encoded by the coding sequence ATGTTAAAAGAAGAACGTCAACAGAACATATTGAATTTATTAGAAAAAGAAAACAAGGTAATTGCAAGTAATTTAAGCCAGCTATTTAACGTGTCAGAGGATACGATACGCAGGGATCTAAAAGAGCTTGATCAAAAGGGATTGGTGCGCAGAGTTCATAGTGGAGCTTTAAAGGCCGGACCGCCGGTAACATCTTTTAACTATCGACAAAACATTGCCAGCGAAATCAAAGACAAGCTGGCTAAAAGCGCTCTTAGCTTCTTAAAAGAAAATTCTGTCATAATAATCGACGGAGGCACCACAAATATACATCTAGCAAAAAACTTGCCTCTCGATTTCAATGCCACTATTATTACAAACAGCCCTCCATTAGCAGTAGCGCTGGAGCAGCATAACAATATTGAATTAATAATGATAGGCGGCATTTTGTACAAAGAGTCCATGGTAAGCCTTGGCATAGACACCTATCAGTTTTTGCAAACTATACGAGCGGATATGTATGTAATGGGCATATATAATATCGATCCTCAAATAGGAATCAGCGTGCCCACTCTTACAGAGGCTCAAATCAAACGGGCCATGATTGAATCATCAGCTGATACTATGGGATTGGCGACTAGCGATAAATTAGGAACCGTGAGCAAGAATATCATTTCTTCATCAGACAGCCTTTCTTACCTAATAACTGAAAACGCAGACAATAAGATAGTCAAAGAATTCTCAAAAAAGAACATCACCGTTATAAATAACGATATGTAA
- a CDS encoding HD domain-containing phosphohydrolase produces the protein MKAKSISIKTVIILVFLIALLILTGGSLYIVFDNWMKSAEDTTATLADELHREIITEVNEYMHVPRHIVEVNRGLIERKIVEIDNSAERDVFFINSMKTHIDEEVYSFSFGTNAGEYYGARKNQLNEIEVMINNSETNGESWYYSIDEQHRLVKKVVNAGSFDPRTRDWFKAAIDSEEVVFSPVYKHFVMHDLTVSAAVPIYDDSGELYGVLSSHMTLNRINENLEEISRGNKALIAIVERDTGYVIANSIGTDNFMENSDGIFERITVEDLDDKALSGIYNNYINMDEYEKLDVEGDAYQSRISPYQANGIDWLVISTVPLSLITNDLFLGMQKALAYSLSISTALFLIFVFGVKRLLSPIDELVRVNEKLIKGDLTARAGPSKYIEVGRLADSFNETADELYHLIYNLESEVEMRTYELFNEKERFRTTLLSVGDGVIATDKKGLVTVMNPIAENLTGWSLSEAKGKHFIDVFKIINEQTREICEDPVQKVLDTGGIVELANHTVLIAKNGRETPIEDSVGPIKAQSGKITGVVIVFRDFSDKKEKLKEIEYLSFHDHLTGLYNRRYMEDTIARLDQDRNLPLAIMVIDVNGLKLTNDAFGHKMGDELLVRVSNILKEKCRSVDIVGRMGGDEFCVLLPKTSLEEAEQVKKRILNRASNTKIDSIVVSLAVGFAVKENKGQDIKDVMTIADNNMYKDKLKYGKAMRNRTIETVLKNINHKYDQEQIHTERVSQYCEEIARAMGFEENKIQEIKTAGILHDIGKIMVPSEILNKPSKLTDEEFEIIKRHPETSYQILKSVDEYSVFAEDVLYHHERPDGKGYPEGLIGDEIPINSRIIAVADAYEAMTAKRPYQNPKSKDEALEELVRCSGTQFDLKIVDIFVNIMRKA, from the coding sequence CGCGGAGCGGGATGTTTTTTTCATAAATTCAATGAAGACTCACATCGATGAGGAAGTATACAGCTTCAGTTTTGGAACGAATGCGGGGGAATACTATGGGGCAAGAAAGAATCAATTAAATGAAATCGAGGTAATGATAAACAACTCTGAGACAAACGGAGAATCATGGTACTATTCCATAGATGAACAGCATCGACTGGTTAAAAAAGTAGTCAACGCCGGTAGTTTTGATCCAAGGACTAGAGATTGGTTCAAAGCGGCGATAGATTCTGAAGAAGTGGTATTTTCGCCGGTTTACAAACATTTCGTAATGCATGATTTAACTGTATCTGCGGCGGTGCCTATTTATGATGATTCCGGTGAACTTTACGGTGTTTTGTCTTCCCATATGACATTAAATCGCATCAATGAAAATTTAGAAGAAATCTCTAGAGGTAACAAGGCATTAATTGCAATCGTAGAAAGAGATACAGGTTATGTCATTGCCAATTCTATCGGAACAGATAATTTCATGGAAAATTCTGATGGAATATTTGAGAGAATAACAGTCGAAGATTTAGATGATAAGGCTTTGTCGGGAATTTACAATAACTACATAAATATGGACGAATATGAAAAGTTGGACGTTGAGGGGGATGCCTATCAGTCGAGAATAAGCCCTTATCAGGCTAACGGCATAGACTGGTTAGTCATTAGCACAGTTCCTTTAAGCCTCATCACAAATGATTTGTTTTTAGGGATGCAAAAGGCTTTGGCATATTCCCTGTCAATTTCCACAGCATTGTTTTTAATATTTGTATTTGGTGTTAAAAGGCTTTTAAGCCCTATTGATGAGCTAGTAAGGGTAAATGAAAAATTAATAAAAGGAGACTTGACTGCAAGAGCAGGCCCTTCAAAATACATTGAAGTTGGAAGGCTGGCAGATTCTTTTAATGAAACAGCAGATGAGTTATATCATTTGATATATAACCTAGAGTCTGAAGTCGAGATGCGAACCTATGAGCTGTTTAATGAAAAAGAAAGATTTAGGACTACATTGCTATCAGTAGGAGATGGAGTAATAGCAACCGACAAAAAAGGCCTTGTTACGGTGATGAATCCCATTGCTGAAAATTTGACCGGATGGAGCTTAAGTGAAGCCAAAGGCAAGCATTTTATTGATGTTTTTAAAATAATAAATGAACAAACCAGAGAAATATGCGAAGATCCGGTTCAAAAAGTATTGGATACAGGAGGAATTGTCGAATTGGCAAATCATACTGTCTTAATTGCTAAAAATGGGCGAGAAACACCTATAGAGGACAGCGTTGGACCAATAAAGGCTCAGTCAGGAAAAATCACAGGAGTAGTAATTGTATTCAGGGATTTTAGTGATAAAAAAGAAAAGCTCAAAGAAATAGAATACTTGAGTTTTCACGATCATTTAACAGGGCTCTACAACAGAAGATATATGGAAGATACGATTGCAAGATTGGACCAGGATAGAAACTTGCCTTTAGCGATAATGGTGATAGACGTTAATGGCCTTAAGCTTACCAATGATGCATTTGGTCATAAAATGGGTGATGAGCTATTGGTTCGGGTATCGAACATTTTAAAGGAAAAATGTAGGTCGGTAGATATAGTAGGGCGCATGGGAGGAGATGAGTTTTGTGTATTGCTCCCCAAAACTTCACTAGAAGAAGCGGAACAAGTTAAAAAGAGGATCTTGAACAGAGCATCAAATACAAAGATTGATTCAATAGTAGTGTCATTGGCAGTAGGGTTTGCAGTTAAAGAAAATAAAGGCCAAGATATCAAAGATGTCATGACCATAGCGGATAACAATATGTACAAAGACAAACTGAAGTATGGCAAGGCAATGAGAAATAGAACAATTGAAACAGTCTTAAAAAACATAAACCACAAATATGACCAGGAACAAATTCATACGGAAAGAGTGTCTCAGTACTGCGAAGAGATTGCCAGAGCCATGGGGTTTGAAGAAAATAAGATTCAAGAAATAAAAACTGCAGGTATATTGCATGACATAGGCAAAATCATGGTGCCGTCGGAAATTTTAAATAAACCTTCAAAGCTTACAGATGAAGAATTTGAGATTATAAAAAGACATCCTGAAACAAGCTACCAGATATTAAAGTCGGTAGATGAATATTCGGTTTTCGCCGAGGATGTGCTTTATCATCATGAAAGACCTGACGGGAAAGGTTATCCTGAAGGCTTGATTGGTGATGAGATACCCATTAACTCAAGAATCATTGCCGTAGCAGATGCCTATGAAGCAATGACTGCTAAAAGACCTTATCAAAATCCAAAGTCCAAGGATGAGGCTCTTGAAGAGCTTGTAAGATGCTCGGGGACTCAATTCGATCTTAAAATAGTAGATATATTTGTGAACATCATGAGAAAAGCTTAG